One region of Alphaproteobacteria bacterium genomic DNA includes:
- the hisC gene encoding histidinol-phosphate transaminase, with translation MPPKPLSFLQGMEGYITPQNKVDDNGFKYRLCYNEGAYGPSPKALEAAKAALAQSHRYPDINYTDLRKAIANKYTLDASRIVCGVGSDELISVLVNGYVKEGDEVIISKYGFSLYEVATKLVGGKPVFVNENDLRMDLSAMLKAVTKKTRMVFIANPNNPTGDCISRSDIHAFLCELPDDIIFVYDAAYAEYIDDEDYSDGFEFVGEEGRVVTLRTFSKIYGLGGLRVGYSYAPRAIAECMNIVRKPFNVSRVGEAAAIAALGDDEFVKKSRTHNVIWRENLLNALVEFGTKPYDSKGNFVLNRFKSAEQAAAMFNHLKTNSILVRPMAGYGLPDCLRFTVGQEHEMLALFAAFKNFNWN, from the coding sequence ATGCCCCCAAAACCGCTTTCATTCTTGCAAGGCATGGAAGGCTATATCACTCCACAAAACAAAGTGGATGATAACGGCTTTAAATATCGCCTGTGCTATAACGAAGGTGCTTATGGTCCCAGCCCTAAAGCGCTGGAAGCCGCCAAAGCCGCGCTTGCCCAAAGCCACCGCTATCCCGATATAAACTATACAGATTTGCGCAAGGCGATTGCCAATAAATACACCCTTGATGCCAGCCGCATCGTGTGCGGTGTGGGTTCGGATGAACTCATCAGCGTATTGGTAAATGGCTACGTCAAAGAAGGGGATGAAGTTATCATCAGCAAATACGGCTTTTCGCTTTATGAAGTTGCAACCAAATTAGTAGGCGGCAAACCCGTATTCGTAAATGAAAACGATTTGCGTATGGATTTAAGCGCGATGTTGAAAGCCGTTACGAAAAAAACGCGCATGGTATTTATTGCTAATCCCAATAACCCGACCGGTGATTGCATCTCGCGCAGCGACATCCATGCGTTTTTATGCGAACTACCGGATGATATTATATTTGTGTATGATGCAGCTTATGCTGAATATATCGATGATGAAGATTATTCCGACGGCTTTGAATTCGTGGGCGAAGAAGGCCGCGTGGTCACTTTACGTACCTTTTCAAAAATTTATGGGCTTGGCGGGTTACGCGTTGGTTACTCCTACGCTCCGCGCGCGATTGCCGAATGCATGAATATCGTACGCAAGCCTTTCAATGTATCGCGTGTGGGTGAAGCGGCGGCGATTGCCGCGCTTGGTGATGATGAGTTTGTTAAAAAAAGCCGCACGCATAATGTAATCTGGCGTGAAAACCTCTTGAATGCATTGGTAGAGTTTGGAACAAAGCCTTATGACAGCAAGGGTAATTTCGTTTTGAACCGCTTTAAATCTGCTGAACAGGCGGCCGCGATGTTCAACCATCTAAAAACCAATAGTATTTTGGTGCGGCCAATGGCGGGTTATGGCCTTCCGGATTGTTTACGCTTTACAGTTGGCCAAGAACACGAAATGCTTGCGTTGTTCGCGGCATTCAAAAACTTTAACTGGAACTGA
- a CDS encoding methyltransferase domain-containing protein: MIIDIGSGPNPRVFADIRMDLHKWPHVNLQHDLLNVPYPIESNVADKIFLGDVIEHINKFKMPEVLKEIYRITKPGGVLDVTCPDIRWLAERIVNDDWNEKANVPWLHFFSDDPFENAMLCIFGGWVNPKEHHIPGMGHVNGFDEKKLGRVLREAGFSKVERVPDERNPEPARGVVLRMLAVK, translated from the coding sequence ATGATTATCGATATCGGTAGCGGCCCGAACCCACGCGTCTTTGCAGATATCCGTATGGATCTGCACAAATGGCCACATGTGAATTTGCAGCATGATTTGCTGAATGTGCCCTATCCCATCGAAAGCAATGTGGCAGACAAAATTTTCCTTGGCGATGTGATTGAACACATCAATAAATTCAAAATGCCGGAAGTGTTGAAAGAAATTTACCGCATCACCAAACCCGGCGGCGTGCTGGACGTCACCTGCCCTGATATCCGCTGGCTGGCGGAGCGCATTGTGAATGATGACTGGAATGAAAAAGCCAATGTGCCATGGTTGCATTTCTTTTCCGATGATCCGTTTGAAAACGCGATGCTGTGCATCTTTGGCGGCTGGGTTAACCCCAAAGAACATCATATTCCCGGCATGGGCCATGTGAACGGGTTTGATGAAAAAAAGCTGGGCCGCGTATTACGCGAAGCCGGTTTTAGCAAAGTAGAACGCGTGCCCGATGAACGAAACCCCGAACCGGCGCGCGGTGTTGTGCTGCGCATGCTGGCGGTTAAATAA
- a CDS encoding pyridoxal phosphate-dependent aminotransferase gives MKFTNIRAVAPSSTLLTNEQSKRREAEGKNVYKFGFGQSPFLPLQRARDELARSAAATDYTPVVGLQALREQASKFHNELCGLKSTANDILVASGSKSILFTIMASFDKADVLIPAPAWVSYEPQAHLLKHPVVRVPTTFAGRWRVTPDALEQCLKTRPTPSAPAILVINYPGNPEGLTYTANELKALAEVCRKYQVLVIADEIYALLNHKAEYNSLAHYYPEGTIITTGLSKWAGAGGWRLGLAILPSDIDPEFKKSYAGIASETYSCAPDPIQRAAVVAYQNDAQTAQYLQQQRQILSKIGNSFQQTLSSAGIQVHAPEGGFYLYVDFSPMQEQIRAQGLQTSEQMCAKLIQDTGVALLHSAGFGLPADHYSARLAYVDFGGTKTEENAEAMLADMRNGASADAVVEKYAKHAMEGAQRLADWASSISKGQKKAA, from the coding sequence ATGAAATTCACTAACATCCGTGCTGTCGCGCCTTCTTCTACATTGCTTACCAATGAACAATCCAAGCGCCGCGAAGCAGAAGGTAAAAATGTTTACAAATTCGGCTTTGGCCAATCACCATTCTTGCCATTGCAACGTGCGCGCGATGAACTGGCACGCAGTGCAGCTGCTACCGATTATACCCCTGTTGTGGGTCTGCAAGCGCTTCGCGAACAGGCATCAAAGTTCCACAATGAACTTTGCGGTTTGAAATCTACCGCAAACGATATCCTCGTTGCATCAGGTTCCAAATCAATTCTGTTCACCATCATGGCATCCTTTGATAAGGCAGATGTGCTTATTCCAGCGCCAGCGTGGGTTTCCTATGAACCACAAGCGCATTTATTGAAGCATCCGGTTGTGCGCGTACCAACTACATTTGCTGGCCGCTGGCGCGTAACGCCTGACGCATTGGAACAATGCCTCAAGACACGTCCAACACCATCTGCTCCAGCTATTCTGGTAATCAACTATCCCGGTAATCCGGAAGGCCTGACCTACACCGCGAATGAACTCAAAGCGCTTGCCGAAGTTTGCCGCAAGTATCAAGTGCTGGTTATTGCCGATGAAATCTACGCACTGCTTAACCACAAGGCGGAATACAATTCGCTTGCTCACTATTATCCGGAAGGCACGATTATTACGACGGGTCTTTCCAAATGGGCAGGTGCAGGTGGCTGGCGTTTGGGTCTTGCTATTCTGCCATCCGATATCGATCCTGAATTCAAGAAATCCTATGCAGGTATCGCATCTGAAACCTATTCGTGTGCGCCAGATCCAATTCAGCGCGCAGCAGTTGTGGCTTACCAGAATGATGCGCAAACCGCACAGTATTTGCAGCAGCAACGCCAAATCCTTTCCAAGATTGGCAACAGCTTCCAGCAAACATTGTCATCTGCCGGCATTCAGGTTCATGCACCCGAAGGTGGTTTCTACTTATATGTAGATTTCTCCCCGATGCAGGAACAAATCCGCGCACAAGGGCTCCAAACATCCGAACAAATGTGCGCCAAGCTCATCCAAGATACTGGCGTTGCATTGTTGCATTCCGCTGGCTTCGGTTTGCCGGCTGATCATTACTCAGCACGTCTTGCTTATGTTGACTTTGGTGGTACCAAGACCGAAGAAAACGCTGAAGCGATGCTTGCTGATATGCGCAACGGTGCGTCGGCTGATGCAGTTGTTGAAAAATACGCTAAGCACGCCATGGAAGGCGCGCAGCGTCTTGCAGACTGGGCGTCCTCGATCTCAAAGGGTCAGAAGAAGGCTGCTTAA
- a CDS encoding prephenate dehydrogenase/arogenate dehydrogenase family protein: MGTDTLGIIGIGAFGEFILPHLSAHFKTKIYDKLRKPTDLEKIAKKHNAKSVTRLKDLCDSDVILIATPVSTFEPIIKEIKPHLRKGQLVVDVGSVKELPAKILKKNLPAGVDIIGLHPLFGPQSGKNGIKGLNITVCNVRGKRNAKLINFFKKKLGLNVIETTPTEHDKELAYVQGLTHLIGKVFVSLNLAPFKQTTKTYELLKQMVEMVRYDSDELFRTIERDNLYTAHAKRAFFDAVKKLEKKLAKK; the protein is encoded by the coding sequence ATGGGGACTGACACGCTTGGCATCATCGGGATTGGCGCATTCGGCGAATTTATTTTGCCGCATCTTTCTGCGCATTTTAAAACCAAAATTTACGATAAGTTGCGCAAGCCCACGGATTTGGAAAAGATTGCCAAGAAGCATAATGCTAAATCCGTAACCAGACTGAAGGATTTATGCGACAGCGATGTGATTTTAATCGCGACGCCCGTGAGCACTTTCGAACCGATTATCAAGGAAATTAAACCGCATCTGCGCAAAGGCCAATTGGTGGTCGATGTTGGCTCGGTAAAGGAACTTCCAGCTAAAATCCTCAAGAAAAACCTGCCAGCAGGTGTTGATATTATTGGCCTTCACCCGCTATTCGGTCCGCAATCTGGCAAGAATGGAATTAAAGGTCTCAATATCACCGTATGTAATGTGCGTGGCAAACGTAATGCGAAGCTGATCAATTTCTTTAAGAAAAAACTTGGCTTGAATGTCATTGAAACCACGCCAACGGAGCATGATAAGGAACTGGCATACGTTCAGGGCCTTACACATCTTATTGGTAAGGTCTTTGTCAGCCTGAATCTTGCGCCGTTCAAGCAAACCACCAAAACCTATGAACTGCTCAAGCAAATGGTGGAAATGGTGCGCTATGATAGCGATGAGCTGTTCCGCACCATTGAACGCGACAATTTATATACTGCACACGCTAAACGCGCGTTTTTTGATGCGGTAAAAAAGCTGGAAAAGAAGCTGGCCAAAAAATAA
- the nadA gene encoding quinolinate synthase NadA — MLAYTPEIATNTAALYKKVAKVIPEIEWPFHAPYIAEINRLKREQGAVILAHNYQTPEIYHCVADFVGDSLQLAREAAETKASTIIMAGVYFMAETAKLLNPEKKVLIPDERAGCSLAESITGADVRLLREKYPGIPVVTYVNSSVDVKAESDICITSGNAVRVVEAIAKERGVNKVICLPDEYLSNYIAKNTKVEIISWKGHCEVHERFTAQELRDYRKSYPGAIILAHPECPPDVLNEADFVGSTYRMSKYVSDNKPAKVIMITECSMSDNVAIENPDVEFVRPCNLCPHMKRITLAKILECLQGGGKEVTIEPQLATRAKLAVERMLAVPHG, encoded by the coding sequence ATGTTGGCTTATACGCCTGAAATCGCAACAAACACAGCAGCACTTTACAAGAAAGTTGCAAAGGTTATTCCAGAGATTGAATGGCCATTTCACGCCCCTTATATCGCCGAAATCAACCGCCTCAAACGTGAGCAGGGCGCAGTGATTCTTGCGCATAATTACCAGACACCGGAAATCTATCACTGTGTGGCCGATTTTGTAGGCGACAGTTTGCAGCTGGCGCGCGAAGCCGCCGAAACGAAGGCATCCACCATCATCATGGCGGGGGTGTACTTCATGGCTGAAACCGCAAAGCTGCTAAACCCGGAAAAGAAAGTTCTAATCCCTGATGAACGTGCAGGCTGCTCGCTTGCTGAATCCATTACTGGCGCGGATGTGCGTTTACTGCGCGAAAAATACCCGGGTATTCCGGTGGTTACATATGTCAATTCGTCGGTGGATGTAAAAGCTGAATCCGATATCTGCATTACGTCGGGTAATGCTGTGCGCGTTGTTGAAGCGATTGCAAAGGAACGCGGCGTTAACAAGGTCATCTGTTTGCCGGATGAATATCTCTCCAACTACATCGCAAAGAATACTAAGGTTGAAATCATCAGCTGGAAGGGGCACTGCGAAGTCCATGAACGCTTTACCGCCCAAGAATTGCGCGATTACCGCAAAAGCTATCCGGGCGCAATTATTCTTGCGCATCCCGAATGCCCGCCTGATGTATTGAATGAAGCGGATTTTGTCGGTTCTACCTACCGCATGAGCAAGTATGTCAGTGATAATAAACCCGCCAAGGTTATTATGATTACTGAATGCTCCATGAGCGATAATGTCGCCATCGAAAATCCGGATGTTGAATTTGTTCGCCCATGTAATCTCTGCCCGCATATGAAGCGCATTACGCTCGCCAAAATACTGGAATGCTTGCAGGGCGGTGGTAAGGAAGTAACAATTGAACCGCAGCTTGCAACCCGTGCAAAGCTGGCAGTCGAACGCATGCTGGCGGTGCCGCATGGCTGA
- the lpdA gene encoding dihydrolipoyl dehydrogenase: MSEQSFDLVVIGGGPGGYVAAIRAAQLGMKTACVEMRDTLGGTCLNVGCIPSKALLTSSEKYHEAQHSLATHGVKLGSVTLDLNAMMAHKNKVVKDNTAGIDFLFKKNKVTRLKGKGSIPAAGKVLVTGADGKQETVSAKKILIATGSDVMPLPGVTVDEKQIVSSTGALSLSSVPKKLIVIGGGVIGLELGSVWQRLGSEVTVVEFLDRLMPGMDADLATNAKKILEKQGMKFRLSSKVTGAKQDGGKVTLTVEPAAGGNAEKLDADIVLVCIGRRPYTEGLGLEAVGVQMDERKRIKVGHNFETNVAGIYAIGDVIAGPMLAHKAEDEGVVCAEMMAGQSGHINYDAIPSVVYTWPEIASVGKTEDELKKAGINFKVGKFPFSANGRARAMNDIDGFVKILADAKTDKVLGCHILGPDAGTMIAEVALAMEFSASSEDIARTCHAHPTLNEAVKEAALAVEGRPIHI, translated from the coding sequence ATGTCTGAACAATCGTTTGACCTCGTCGTTATTGGCGGCGGCCCTGGTGGTTATGTCGCTGCCATCCGTGCAGCGCAACTGGGAATGAAAACCGCATGCGTTGAAATGCGTGATACTTTGGGCGGCACTTGCCTGAATGTTGGGTGTATTCCATCCAAGGCACTACTCACCTCCTCTGAGAAATACCACGAAGCACAACACAGCCTTGCGACGCATGGCGTAAAGCTAGGCTCCGTTACACTCGATTTAAATGCGATGATGGCGCATAAGAACAAAGTTGTGAAAGATAACACTGCCGGCATCGACTTCCTGTTCAAGAAAAACAAAGTTACACGCCTTAAAGGCAAAGGTAGCATTCCGGCGGCTGGCAAAGTTTTAGTAACTGGCGCAGATGGTAAGCAGGAAACCGTCAGTGCAAAGAAAATTCTTATCGCAACGGGCTCCGATGTTATGCCGCTTCCCGGCGTAACAGTAGACGAAAAGCAAATCGTATCATCGACCGGCGCATTATCCCTTTCATCCGTTCCAAAGAAGCTGATCGTCATTGGTGGCGGCGTGATTGGTTTGGAACTCGGTTCTGTATGGCAGCGTCTTGGTTCGGAAGTGACCGTCGTTGAGTTCCTTGACCGCCTGATGCCCGGCATGGATGCCGATTTGGCAACGAATGCGAAGAAAATTCTGGAAAAGCAGGGCATGAAGTTCCGCCTGTCATCCAAGGTAACTGGCGCAAAGCAAGATGGCGGCAAAGTAACACTGACCGTTGAACCCGCTGCCGGCGGTAATGCTGAAAAGCTGGATGCCGATATTGTATTGGTATGCATTGGTCGCCGACCCTACACCGAAGGGCTGGGCCTTGAAGCGGTTGGCGTACAAATGGATGAGCGCAAGCGCATCAAGGTTGGACATAATTTTGAAACCAATGTTGCAGGTATTTATGCGATTGGCGACGTGATTGCAGGCCCGATGTTGGCCCACAAGGCCGAAGACGAAGGCGTTGTATGCGCGGAAATGATGGCGGGTCAATCCGGCCATATCAATTATGATGCTATTCCAAGTGTTGTGTACACCTGGCCCGAAATTGCCAGCGTTGGCAAAACCGAGGATGAGCTTAAAAAAGCAGGCATCAATTTCAAGGTTGGCAAATTCCCGTTCTCCGCCAATGGCCGTGCGCGTGCGATGAACGATATTGACGGTTTCGTGAAAATTCTGGCAGATGCAAAAACCGACAAGGTCTTGGGCTGTCATATTCTTGGCCCCGATGCTGGAACCATGATTGCCGAAGTTGCATTGGCAATGGAATTCAGCGCATCAAGCGAAGATATTGCGCGCACATGCCATGCGCACCCCACGCTGAATGAAGCTGTGAAGGAAGCTGCGCTTGCAGTGGAAGGCCGCCCCATTCATATTTAA
- a CDS encoding chorismate mutase: protein MADNGKLANLRSQIDAIDNQLLDLLRARANVIEEVRAVKGKQAVYIRPGREASMLRVLVKQPMGHLPPGLVHRLWREMIGAFTLQEGMMKVALPDIDGEQGFWDIARDHFGSFTPMQSFSNPTSALRAVINNTHQLAALPFPREGDHDIWWRLLLAEQETIPNLFYAFPFDGIRGNARKTDHHGVVIGAIPPESTGQDRSVLVLEWQDMADKKAADAICDNLPFTKVTHVFVPAGKDPACSWMELDGFVERADAQVAAWVQEHKRHLLRHKIIGAYPVPLK from the coding sequence ATGGCTGATAACGGAAAGCTTGCCAATCTGCGTAGCCAAATCGATGCGATTGATAACCAGCTCCTCGACTTGCTGCGTGCACGTGCCAACGTGATTGAAGAAGTGCGGGCTGTGAAGGGTAAACAGGCGGTTTATATTCGTCCCGGCCGCGAAGCATCGATGCTGCGCGTGTTGGTCAAACAACCGATGGGCCATTTACCACCCGGGCTAGTCCACCGCCTGTGGCGCGAGATGATTGGGGCATTCACATTGCAAGAAGGCATGATGAAGGTTGCTTTGCCTGATATTGATGGCGAGCAAGGATTTTGGGATATCGCCCGCGACCATTTCGGCAGTTTTACGCCGATGCAATCCTTTTCAAATCCCACTTCCGCGCTGCGTGCCGTTATCAATAACACACATCAGCTCGCGGCGCTTCCGTTTCCGCGTGAAGGCGATCATGATATTTGGTGGCGTTTGTTGCTGGCTGAGCAAGAAACCATTCCCAATCTCTTTTATGCGTTCCCGTTCGATGGCATACGCGGCAATGCGCGAAAAACCGATCATCATGGCGTAGTGATAGGCGCTATTCCCCCTGAAAGCACCGGCCAAGACCGCAGCGTATTGGTTTTGGAATGGCAAGACATGGCCGATAAAAAAGCAGCGGATGCGATATGCGATAATTTACCATTCACTAAGGTAACCCATGTATTCGTGCCTGCTGGCAAAGATCCGGCTTGTAGCTGGATGGAGCTGGACGGGTTTGTTGAACGCGCGGATGCGCAAGTGGCGGCATGGGTTCAGGAACATAAACGACATTTATTGCGTCATAAAATTATTGGCGCATATCCTGTCCCCTTAAAGTAA
- a CDS encoding ferredoxin family protein has translation MPYVVTELCIRCKYMDCIEVCPVDCFYEGENMLVINPDECIDCGVCEPECPAEAIVSDTNSVAEKWLEMNREYANQWPNITRKKPAPADADAFKGVKNKFETHFSKNPGK, from the coding sequence ATGCCTTATGTTGTTACTGAACTCTGCATTCGCTGCAAGTACATGGATTGCATTGAAGTTTGCCCTGTGGATTGCTTCTATGAAGGGGAAAACATGCTGGTCATCAACCCGGATGAGTGCATCGATTGCGGCGTATGCGAGCCAGAATGCCCCGCAGAAGCCATTGTATCAGACACCAATTCGGTTGCTGAAAAATGGCTGGAGATGAACCGCGAATACGCAAACCAATGGCCAAACATCACCCGCAAGAAGCCAGCACCAGCTGATGCTGACGCATTCAAGGGTGTGAAGAACAAGTTCGAAACGCATTTCAGCAAGAACCCTGGTAAGTAA
- the odhB gene encoding 2-oxoglutarate dehydrogenase complex dihydrolipoyllysine-residue succinyltransferase, translating into MPVEIRVPALGESVSEATVAKWLKKVGDVVKVDEPLVELETDKVTLEVNASTAGVITEINVQQGGNVAVGALLGTIGEADAAALKASAANANKTAAPAAAPVAAPAPQAASQSANQALSPSVRKMTDDNNINPASIGAGSGKDGRLTKEDVQNYMAQPNKAAPAAAKAPSGPRSRADQEERVKMTRLRQRIAQRLKEAQNTAAMLTTFNEVDMGNLMALRKQYNENFEKKHGVKLGFMSLFVKACIQALKALPAVNAEIDGDDLVYKNYYDIGVAVGTEQGLVVPVVRDADQLSFADIEKTISKLAVKARDGKLSMDELTGGTFTITNGGIYGSLMSTPILNPPQSGILGMHKIQERPMVVNGQVVVRPMMYLALSYDHRIIDGREAVTFLVKVKECLEDPARMLLDL; encoded by the coding sequence ATGCCCGTCGAAATTCGTGTACCTGCTCTTGGTGAATCCGTTTCCGAAGCCACTGTTGCCAAATGGCTCAAAAAAGTTGGCGATGTTGTTAAGGTGGATGAACCCCTCGTCGAACTGGAAACCGACAAAGTTACGCTGGAAGTCAACGCATCGACCGCTGGCGTGATCACCGAAATCAATGTGCAACAAGGAGGCAATGTCGCCGTTGGCGCATTGCTTGGCACCATTGGTGAAGCTGATGCGGCTGCCTTGAAAGCTTCTGCTGCCAATGCAAATAAAACCGCAGCACCTGCTGCCGCACCAGTAGCAGCACCAGCGCCGCAAGCAGCGTCACAAAGTGCAAATCAGGCACTTTCACCATCCGTGCGCAAAATGACCGATGATAACAACATCAACCCCGCATCAATTGGTGCAGGCAGCGGCAAAGATGGCCGTTTGACCAAGGAAGATGTACAGAATTACATGGCGCAACCGAACAAGGCTGCGCCTGCTGCTGCAAAAGCACCATCAGGCCCACGCAGCCGTGCAGACCAAGAAGAACGCGTAAAGATGACACGCCTTCGTCAACGCATCGCGCAGCGTTTGAAGGAAGCACAGAATACTGCCGCAATGCTTACCACCTTTAATGAAGTGGATATGGGCAACCTGATGGCGCTGCGTAAGCAATACAACGAAAACTTCGAAAAGAAGCACGGCGTAAAGCTGGGCTTCATGTCGCTGTTTGTGAAGGCGTGCATTCAGGCATTAAAAGCTTTGCCAGCAGTAAACGCTGAAATCGATGGCGATGATCTGGTTTACAAGAATTATTACGATATCGGTGTTGCCGTTGGCACCGAACAGGGCCTTGTCGTTCCTGTTGTGCGCGATGCCGACCAATTGAGCTTTGCCGATATTGAAAAGACCATCAGCAAGCTGGCAGTGAAAGCCCGCGATGGCAAACTTTCGATGGATGAACTGACCGGCGGTACCTTTACCATCACCAATGGCGGTATCTATGGTTCATTGATGAGCACACCGATTTTGAACCCGCCCCAATCAGGTATTTTGGGCATGCATAAAATTCAGGAACGCCCGATGGTCGTAAATGGCCAGGTCGTAGTACGCCCGATGATGTATCTTGCACTTTCCTATGACCACCGGATTATCGATGGTCGTGAAGCAGTAACCTTCCTCGTGAAGGTGAAGGAATGCCTGGAAGATCCGGCACGTATGTTGCTCGACCTTTAA